One Polyodon spathula isolate WHYD16114869_AA unplaced genomic scaffold, ASM1765450v1 scaffolds_1544, whole genome shotgun sequence genomic window, aagagaaaaacaaacagaaatcaatAAAACGCCACAAGAGAAGGAAACGTTACAGGAActcaaaaataaaacttcttaAAAACGggtttaaactgaaaaaaaaaaaacccatgcgTCTCTGCAGCCCGTACAGACCGTCTCGCTCTCCGTCCCGCTGGTCTGCCCGGGTCCGAGTCACCGTGGTCTCCTCGTTCCCCTGGCTGTCTCTCACTGTGCGCCTCTCCTCCACCGTCTGCAAACAAGGACAGAcaaaaccgagtcaagcagatcAGCgtctgggctccagtgccttcatcagtgttactgaaactaaactgagtcaagcagaccagcgtttgggctatGTTTGACAcgtgtctttctttctttctgtcctcAGACCCTACCCCATCGGGACCCACGATCTTAGTGACAGAGACACTCTTGAAGAAGGACTTTATCTTGGGCTGGAGGATCGTGTCGAGACCTTCTGAAGAGACCTGGGAATCGAGATCTGAGGAAACAGAGTGCAGAGCAGCATTATTAAtgagtcaataataataataatattatgaatgAGTCGTTTAGCAGACACTTATATCCAAAGCcccttacagagactaggggggtgaactctgctgctgcagagtctcttccaataggacctcgcttgtttgatgtctcgtccgaaggacggagcacaaggaggtgaagcgacttgctcagggtcacacacacacacacacacacacacacacacacagggcgtcagtggctgagccgggatttgaacctcctggtatcaagacccctttctCTAACAGAGGGACGACCGAGTCTCCTGAGACAGCAGCCCTGAatctgagggaacacgaagcaaCTGCTCTGCGGCTTGCAGCTTGGTTTCGGGAGACTGTAGGTTTCAGGACGCTGCGCTGCACACCAGACAGGGAGACTCgagggtttgatacagcaaacctcaaactaggtctccccgGGGGtgtctcctggaaccagctttCAATCATAAATGTCCCTGAAAAAGAGTCTTCCTGTTTCTCAGAGCAGGGTTTGCCTTGCCTCTCAGCAGCAGTGTAGGCGTGATCCTTTCTAACTTCTATCGCTCCAGTCAATTAAAACCATGCAAACGAGGCGCGAGACGcgaaacaaacgaggtcctattggactCGAGGTCCTCCTCAAGACACAGCAATTGTAACCCTCACCGCTTGACTACACAGGACCCAGCTGTACCGGTGTTTGCATCAGCTTGCActggcactgcactgcactgctccacaccCTGCTGTATTCACTACTGCTCTCAATTAGAACTGCTTTCAGTTCACCTGCTCTGACTCGAATTCGCTCTTGAAAGGTCATTATTTACTGTGTCCTTtattttgaatttgatcttactttCTACTGActtttacagtactttataacagctcttgtattgtgatattttgtattgtgatattttgagaCAGCTGTAGCTGTTTTGATCCCCCTCCCCGGACGTACCCTTGTCCTCCTTCATCGAGTCCGCCTCGTGTCTCGGAGCGATCCCTCTCCAGCTGTCCTCATGCTGAAACGACAGGACACTTGAACCCTTCACCACAGCCCTCCACAGACGAGGCTCGCTGGGGTGGATCGGGGGGGGGGCTGACTCACCATTCAGAGTGGAttcagaagcagctgcttgggtcTGTGTGGATCGCTGTGCTCCGCAGGGTCTCAGAAAAGCagcacaaacccaagcagctgtttgtgAATTCACTGTGAATGGTGAACCAGCCCCGACCCACACCAGCGAGCCTCGCCCTGACTGCCAGCCCCTGATTTCTGCACAGACCTCCAGCACAATAAAATTGATTGAATCTGTTCATGCAGTGCTAGaacaaaaatcaatttttcaaagacaagttacagtatatatacacacacacacaatatttaaatgcaatgcacactaggatattaaaaataaaaaacatgaagaCGCGGACGACTCACAAGATGCAGAGTTGCGTTGCTAGTAATTGAAAGGCGCCCTCGACTGCTCCTCACCTTTTGAGGGGGGGTGCGGGGGGCAGGGGAAGGGGCGCCCCCTCCCGGAGCGGGGGTGCTGTCGGGGTGCTTGAGCATCGAGTCCCGGAGAGAAGAGCCCCCCTGACTGTGCGCCTCCGAATCTGGGGGTCCAATACTGGGGtaccctggagagagagagagagacagagcacagACTCAGGAAATCAACCTGTTATTTAAAACGTTCTCTCTTTAACTATTACAGTGCTGCCTAACTTGGGCTAACAGCAAACAAGTCAAGTCGAAATGCATAAGGAATTAAACGGTACCGCGGTGTCGGGAGGCCCCTCTGAACAGGTCGTCCACTCCCCGGAGCAGCTCCTCCATCCCGAGTCTGTCGTGGAAGCGCATCCCGCCGGGGTCCTCCCTTCTCCCCGCCCCCGGGCCCCCTCCGCTGAAGAACCAGTcaaactcctcctcctcctcttcctcctcctcctccattccCTCAAAGAACGGGCCCCTAGACACGCAGAGAGCAGCTGGTACTGTGTGCACACTGGAACTGACAAACCCTGGGAAACGGTCACCCTGAGCAAACCAGCGACCGGCTAACTGCACTGAAGACTTCCACAGACCGCACATGCAACTCATTTCAAAACAGCAGCGAGAAAAGGTGTGAGGATTTCAACCTCCTCTCAGTAATCGGGGATACACAAACAACACCGGTGTGTGCAAAtgtcagaccgctttgtgctttaaccGGACGTCTtaaaacagcttctaaaaaaaaGCCTCCTGCGTTTTCCCGTGCGCGGCTCTGTGCTCCTTtcctgtttgaaatgaattgcgcGGGTGcgctattaaagtcatcaatgcAATCAGACTCTCGCTGCTAGACTGCCTGCACTGAGAACAGATTCAGCTCCCGCGGTCTGGTTTCAGAGGCGGTGCAGAAGCGACGCGGCGTTCTGATAGACTGCCACGCGGCTGTGCGCTAATTAACCCATTCTGGAATGCGAAGATTATGCAAACACGGTTTTCTACAACGAAACGGTTCTGTAGTGCCGTGACGTAATAACGTGTTATATATATGCAAGCATATTTTAATATAGCACACCTGCTTATATCGGagctgtattactattattattattattattattattattatttacactgcagggttactacagtaaacaaatgcaatgtgtaGCGCGTttacctgtttatttgtttatttttttttaacacgttcTACAGTTTTCAAATTTACAGGACGTAATAAAGCAACGAGGAGGGCTCTTACCTTCTTCTGTCTCCGTGGAAATTACCACCTGGGAACCCAAAAAAACCTCGAAACAAATCAAAAACgctcattgtttgtttgtttgtttgtttgtttctcgctatagttttgtttctgaatgttttgttttttttttttagctgaaggACGTTCACGACGCTGTCGGCGCCACACTGCCGTCAAACCCTCGCCGCTGACGCTACACGCTGACGACCTCCTGCCGGAAACCGACGCCAGGTGAGGGAATCTGACGCGCATGGGTTTGCAGCTCTGCCTTTGCAAGCTTTGGACTTTCCTTCTGAACCTAAAGCCAGTGTGGATAACTTAGCAAGTCCAGCCACCTCCACCCGCGACAGTGGGGGGTTTCCACGCCGTTCTGCGCAGGTGCGCCTCCTTCGAGGGGCGGCTGCGTGACGtcactgaaccccccccccccccccccgcggaAAGCTGCGCAGCCCGgctcagctcttaacagttgctgcgcagctttgaaaagttgcgGCTGTGAACCGAGGAGATCacgctaatcgtaatgcaaataactacAACTGTATTAAATCCGCGATGGGAGGCTTGCAGTGTTATAATCAGTCGCATCAGGCTGTGTATAGACGGATAATCCAGACAAACACACGCACAGCACGCTTAGAACCGAGCAGCCGTCATGAACGCGTTTAATATCGCTTATATCGGCGTTCACCCTGCCTGCGAGATTCCCAGAGGAGCGACAATAACAGCGACACCTAGCGACGCGGTGTGACTCTGCAGAGACTGCCTGCATTGCGATGGCGGTCCGCTATGAGGCGCTGCGTATAatagtgattgattgattgattgattgtggaGCTGGCAACAGTCTGCAGCGTTGGGAGCGTGGAGTGTGACAGACAGGGGGTGCCCACGTCCCAAACTAATGCAGTAAAACgccaaaacagttattttttaaaattatttatttatttatttattcattcattcattcacattttttaaaaacaacaggcAGCTCTGAGAAGATCGACAGCTCCCAGAGAAACTCAGCGGAGTCTGTATGATTCAGGGGTGTAGGGGTGGAAATAAGGAAGCGTGCGGGCGTCTTTATTCTCTGAGAGTCATAATAATAAGAGTCCCGTCCCAGTGCAGTTTGAGCCAGGCCAGGTTTTAGCATTCATGCAAAGAGAGCCTTATTATTAACATCCAGCTCACAAAATACATGAATATCAAAACTGGACTGGCTTAGACTGCTCTCCCCTGGGAGtcaacatcatcatcattattattattattattattattagacctGGTCTGGCTCTCCAGctctctgcaatgggagtctctaatgtattattgtttgtgtttccaGTGTTGGCCCGGTTCAGGTTCTGGGATTCTTTCTGATCACCAGTGTGACGGGCCCGGCCGGTAGGGTTCTGATCCACATCCAGGCCTCCAGCCGCATCATTCCCAGCATGCTGCGCCCGTGGACCTGCAGAATCTCATCACCGGGCTGGACCACCGCCTCGGCCGGACTTCctgacagggagagagagagacagagagagagagacagagagagagacgaggCGCTTAGAGAAAtcactgtgagagagagagagagagagagagagagagagagagagagagagagagaatcactgtgagagagagagagagagagagagagagagagagagacaaggcTCTCAGAAATCATTGAGAGatagaaagagacagagagacagagaggtgagACTTACCCAAGAAAACCTTCTTGACAGTGATTGGCCGGTCCCCCTGACTCGAACCCTTGCCCCCCTCCAGACTGAATCCCAGTCCAGAGGAGTCCTTGTTCAGCTCCACAGTGACGATCCTGTTGAGCTCAGCTGGAAACACAGACAGAGGGATCAGCGCTAGTCCATCAAAACCTCCCTTCAAAACAGGAGGCTGGGAGTCCAGCGGCTACAGACGGGTCTTGATActaggaggttcaaatcccagctcagccactgactccctgtgtgtgtgtgtgtgaccctgagcgagtcacttcacctccttgtgctccgtccttcggacgagacgtgaaacaaacgaggtcctattggaagagactctgcagcagcagcagcagttgttgatgatgcagagttcaccctcctggtCTCTGCGAGTCTCTCTGGATAAAAGCCTCTCACCTGCTCCGCGGCCCTGCTTGGCGGTAGCGGCGCTGGGCAGAGCGAGGCTGGGGGAGGGGCCCCTGTGTGCCTGGTGCTCGCCGACGCCCCCTTTCTGCAGCACCACGATGGCCTGGGCCGGGAGGCGGGCCTTGCGCAGGATCTGCAGCGCCTCGTAGTGGAAGGAGTCTCGCAGGCAGCTGCCGTTGATTGACAGCAGCGTGTCTCCCTGCTGGATCGTTCCTTCCTGGGCCGCCATTCCGTGAGGGAAGACCTTGtggacctgagagagagagagagaggagaggggagagagagagaggagagagagagagagggagaggagagagagagaggagagagagagagagaggagaggagaggagagagagagaggagagagagagagagaggagaggggagagagagagaggagagagacagagaggggagaggggagagagagagagattatggGGGGTTGAGAGCAGTTTTAACTCATGCATGAATGAATGCTAGTCTTATGCATGTGGTCAGTGTTCTTTGCTGCAGAGCAGCGTGGAGTGAATTCAGCAGGCTAAGGTCTTTGCTCTGGGGCAGCGCGCGTCTCGGACGGGCCAGCGGCACCGCTCACCGTCACCGGCTTGTTCTGGTCGATGCCCCCGGCGATGCTGAACCCGAGTCCCGCCCCTTCCTCCTTGTGAAGGACCACCACCTGGACATCTGTCTCGCGCTGCCGAGAGGACAAGAAGATGCGTCAGCGAAGGGCTGAGTGCAAGACAAGCATCTGTTGATAATTACTGAAGTGTCAGGCGGGTTGAAGACAGGTTCCAGGTTTATAAGTGCTGTGGTTCTAGGCGTGTCAAAGGCAGGTTCAAGGCCTGGTGCGAGGTGTGGTTCTAGGTGTTTTGGACATGTTCCAGGTGTGGTGAAGGCACGTTCTAGGTGTTTGAAGGCAGGAGTGCTGCAGCGTGTGATAGATGTGTTCTAGGTCAGCTTGACGTGTGTTTCTGGACGGTTCTAGGTGTGTTGAAGACACTACCTGCAGGCTCTCGTCCCCCAGCTCCCTGACTTCCTCCAGCAGTCTGTCCAGCTCCTCCCCGGGGATGAGGGATACGAAGGACAGGGCGGACATGTTGGAGCTGAGGGATGCAGCGCGGTCTCTGGGACCATCCAGCCCAAACTCGCGCAACTCAGCAGGCTGCAacgagacgggggggggggggggggggacactggGACACGTTCATTGCAATGCAGTGTATTCTGTGGATGTTAAAAATAACATGAAGCTTACACTTTTAATTGAAACAATGATCAATTgcattatctatctatatatctataactTGCTATATCAATTTgatatattagttatttattaatcattattatttctcatagtttttgaaaacatttttagaagcaattgtcaaaagcttttggaataataattaacaaataaaggATAAAGGATTTAATGCTCGATATAGACCTCAAAAGATATCTATAgataatatctataatatataatagatatatatatatatgatatatatatatctaattcttcagacacacacacacctattgaATTTATATAAAGATCTTCAGATACCATATTTATGGATATAAATACCTATTATAAATGTCTATAGATAGTTCTATTCAAATATAAgtcaatattaatatatatatatatatatatatatatatatatatatatatatatatatatatatatatatgttttcgcTTAAAGAAAGAGCCGTCTCTCTATTTGAGTTCTTGTACCTGACAGAGAAGCTCCTGCCGTCGGCCTGGCTCAGCTCACTGGGGGGGGTCAACA contains:
- the hax1 gene encoding HCLS1-associated protein X-1 isoform X1, translated to MSVFDLFRGFFGFPGGNFHGDRRRGPFFEGMEEEEEEEEEEFDWFFSGGGPGAGRREDPGGMRFHDRLGMEELLRGVDDLFRGASRHRGYPSIGPPDSEAHSQGGSSLRDSMLKHPDSTPAPGGGAPSPAPRTPPQKVRSSRGRLSITSNATLHLHEDSWRGIAPRHEADSMKEDKDLDSQVSSEGLDTILQPKIKSFFKSVSVTKIVGPDGTVEERRTVRDSQGNEETTVTRTRADQRDGERDGASAQFADTLPDLHDDFSIFSKMFRRFFSGR
- the hax1 gene encoding HCLS1-associated protein X-1 isoform X2 translates to MSVFDLFRGFFGFPGGNFHGDRRRGPFFEGMEEEEEEEEEEFDWFFSGGGPGAGRREDPGGMRFHDRLGMEELLRGVDDLFRGASRHRGYPSIGPPDSEAHSQGGSSLRDSMLKHPDSTPAPGGGAPSPAPRTPPQKHEDSWRGIAPRHEADSMKEDKDLDSQVSSEGLDTILQPKIKSFFKSVSVTKIVGPDGTVEERRTVRDSQGNEETTVTRTRADQRDGERDGASAQFADTLPDLHDDFSIFSKMFRRFFSGR
- the si:dkey-92i15.4 gene encoding pro-interleukin-16 isoform X3, giving the protein MSALSFVSLIPGEELDRLLEEVRELGDESLQRETDVQVVVLHKEEGAGLGFSIAGGIDQNKPVTVHKVFPHGMAAQEGTIQQGDTLLSINGSCLRDSFHYEALQILRKARLPAQAIVVLQKGGVGEHQAHRGPSPSLALPSAATAKQGRGAAELNRIVTVELNKDSSGLGFSLEGGKGSSQGDRPITVKKVFLGSPAEAVVQPGDEILQVHGRSMLGMMRLEAWMWIRTLPAGPVTLVIRKNPRT